Proteins from a genomic interval of Armatimonadota bacterium:
- the tatA gene encoding twin-arginine translocase TatA/TatE family subunit: MFGLGPQELIVILVIVLILFGGRKIPEIMRGVGQGLREFRKISQQATDELRELADPDRESEQEKHA, encoded by the coding sequence ATGTTCGGTCTCGGACCACAAGAGCTCATTGTCATACTGGTCATCGTCCTGATCTTGTTCGGCGGCCGGAAGATACCCGAGATCATGCGCGGCGTGGGACAGGGGCTGCGCGAGTTCCGCAAGATCTCGCAGCAGGCCACTGATGAACTCAGGGAACTCGCCGACCCTGACCGAGAGAGCGAACAGGAGAAGCACGCCTAG
- a CDS encoding 1-phosphofructokinase family hexose kinase, producing MITVLCANAGMDKTYEVEGFALGAFHHPRRVQTSPGGKGINVARILRLFGQEVAVTGFAGGSVGQYIVASLRQSRIIPSFVKIEEDSRLCINIVDSRGKTQTRLDEVGPLVTPSEVQMLRHTWERLLERSEMMIISGSAPRGVPFDLYADLIISARKRRVPVILDAHDEMLAYGVQALPTMIKPNLAELGVLMESELAVPDGVLTACRSLVATGIETVFCTLGARGAIVASATEGDWQADAPTVQVVSTVGCGDATVAAYAAATLRGLSLPERIRWAVAAGAVCAVTFGPVMSDPKEVARMVSSVVVRRLGEDAPASGASPELPEAP from the coding sequence TTGATTACGGTTCTGTGCGCCAACGCGGGCATGGACAAGACCTATGAGGTCGAGGGCTTCGCACTCGGCGCATTCCACCACCCTCGCCGCGTCCAGACTTCCCCCGGGGGCAAGGGTATCAATGTCGCGCGCATCCTGCGGCTGTTTGGGCAGGAAGTGGCGGTCACCGGCTTCGCGGGAGGGAGCGTCGGGCAGTATATTGTCGCTTCCCTGCGCCAGTCCCGGATCATCCCCTCATTCGTGAAGATCGAGGAAGACTCTCGTCTATGCATCAACATTGTGGACAGCCGAGGGAAGACCCAGACGCGCCTGGACGAGGTCGGCCCTCTGGTCACGCCCTCGGAAGTCCAGATGCTGCGCCATACCTGGGAGCGCCTGCTGGAACGCAGCGAGATGATGATCATCTCCGGCAGCGCGCCTCGCGGGGTCCCCTTCGATCTTTACGCGGATCTCATCATATCAGCCCGCAAGCGGCGCGTTCCCGTGATCCTCGACGCTCACGACGAGATGCTAGCCTACGGTGTCCAGGCCTTGCCCACCATGATCAAACCCAATCTCGCGGAATTGGGCGTGCTCATGGAGAGCGAACTTGCAGTGCCCGACGGCGTTCTGACAGCCTGCCGGAGCCTCGTCGCCACCGGCATCGAGACAGTCTTCTGTACTCTCGGCGCTCGGGGGGCGATCGTTGCTAGTGCAACTGAAGGGGATTGGCAGGCGGATGCGCCCACCGTCCAGGTAGTGAGCACGGTGGGCTGTGGCGACGCAACCGTGGCAGCATACGCAGCGGCGACCCTGCGCGGGTTGAGCCTGCCAGAACGCATCCGGTGGGCGGTGGCAGCCGGTGCGGTCTGCGCGGTGACATTTGGCCCAGTGATGAGCGACCCGAAGGAGGTTGCGCGTATGGTATCCAGCGTTGTAGTGCGTCGCCTGGGCGAGGACGCGCCAGCTTCGGGGGCGTCTCCCGAGCTCCCCGAGGCCCCCTGA
- a CDS encoding pyridoxal phosphate-dependent aminotransferase, with the protein MPKLAKRMERLGTETAFTVLARAKQLEREGRDIVHLEIGEPDFDTPQHIIDAACEAMNQGYTHYGPSAGDPEFRETIAWHLNRGRGTDYKMENITVVFGAKPIIYWGITACVDEGDEVIYPNPGFPIYESMINFVGAKPVPCPLREENDFRFDVDELASLVTDKTSMIIINSPQNPTGGVLEMSDLEKIAKLAIEKDLWIMSDEPYERILYEGTHHSIAAIPGMLERTILLDCFSKMFAMTGWRLGWGATPAWLAEHIAKLQTNCTSCVVAFTQRAGIAALKGPFDESDAMVAEFKRRRDVIVDGLNQIPGIKCLRPKGAFYVFPNITGTGYTSKELQTRLLDEAGVACLAGTAFGEYGDGYLRFSYANSVENLQKALGRIRDWVAANPK; encoded by the coding sequence ATGCCGAAACTGGCAAAGCGCATGGAACGTTTGGGCACGGAGACTGCTTTCACTGTTCTCGCGAGGGCAAAGCAGCTGGAGCGCGAGGGGCGCGACATCGTACACCTTGAGATCGGCGAGCCCGATTTCGATACCCCCCAGCACATCATCGACGCAGCCTGCGAAGCCATGAACCAGGGCTATACCCACTACGGCCCCAGCGCCGGCGATCCCGAGTTCCGAGAGACCATTGCCTGGCACCTCAACCGCGGGCGTGGCACGGACTACAAGATGGAAAACATCACCGTCGTCTTCGGCGCCAAGCCCATCATCTACTGGGGAATCACCGCCTGCGTGGACGAAGGCGACGAGGTCATCTACCCGAACCCCGGCTTCCCGATCTATGAGTCCATGATCAATTTCGTGGGCGCTAAGCCCGTGCCGTGCCCGCTGCGCGAGGAGAACGATTTCCGCTTCGACGTGGATGAGCTGGCCTCACTCGTGACCGACAAGACCAGCATGATCATCATCAACTCGCCCCAAAACCCCACGGGCGGCGTGCTTGAGATGTCCGACCTGGAGAAGATCGCGAAGCTTGCGATCGAGAAGGACCTCTGGATCATGAGCGATGAGCCCTACGAGCGGATACTGTACGAGGGCACTCACCACAGCATCGCTGCTATCCCGGGTATGCTGGAGCGCACTATCCTGCTGGACTGTTTCTCCAAGATGTTCGCTATGACCGGCTGGCGCCTGGGCTGGGGTGCGACCCCCGCGTGGTTGGCCGAGCATATCGCGAAGCTCCAGACCAACTGCACCTCCTGCGTGGTCGCGTTCACCCAGCGTGCCGGCATCGCGGCGCTGAAGGGCCCCTTCGATGAGTCTGACGCCATGGTCGCCGAGTTCAAGCGCCGCCGCGACGTGATCGTGGACGGGCTGAATCAGATCCCGGGCATCAAGTGCCTGCGGCCCAAAGGTGCCTTCTACGTGTTCCCCAACATCACAGGCACCGGCTACACTTCCAAGGAGCTTCAGACGCGCCTGCTGGATGAAGCCGGGGTCGCCTGCCTCGCGGGGACTGCGTTCGGCGAATACGGAGACGGTTACCTGCGTTTCAGCTATGCGAACTCCGTGGAAAACCTGCAGAAGGCCCTGGGGCGCATCCGCGACTGGGTAGCCGCGAACCCCAAGTAA
- a CDS encoding acetate kinase, producing MIVLVINCGSSSLKYSLIDMQTQSVLADGVADRVSVNGGTGAVLKHRPSGRDAYIAENPMTDHSVAMRYVLEALTDPEHGVIASLDEIAAVGHRVVHGGEKFSESVLISEPVIEAVEDCNKFAPLHNPANLQGIRACTDALPGIPQVAVFDTGFHQTMPQRAYLYGLPYEYYTDLGVRRYGFHGTSHRYVTLKAGEWLLAEKRIPIDEQRIITCHLGNGCSMAAVLGGKSVDTSMGLTPLEGLIMGTRCGDLDPAILPFLQAEMNLSSEDIDRILNKSSGLLGISGVSSDMRDVKAAAFGEEPNHRCVAAIEVFAYRVRKYFGAYAAALGGLDAIVFTAGIGENEPLIRSLSTEGLRFMGVAVDVDKNEKVDKRNPVSDISENNATAAVLVIPTNEELMIAMDTVEIVGCH from the coding sequence GTGATCGTCCTTGTCATCAATTGTGGTAGTTCGTCCCTGAAGTACAGCCTCATTGACATGCAGACCCAATCGGTCCTGGCAGACGGCGTGGCCGACCGGGTCTCCGTCAACGGCGGCACCGGTGCGGTCCTCAAGCACCGGCCGTCCGGGAGAGACGCGTATATCGCCGAGAACCCTATGACTGACCACAGTGTAGCCATGCGCTATGTGCTGGAAGCACTGACCGACCCGGAACACGGGGTCATCGCCTCCCTCGATGAGATCGCTGCGGTGGGGCATCGTGTGGTCCATGGTGGCGAGAAGTTCTCCGAGTCGGTGCTCATCAGTGAGCCGGTCATTGAGGCGGTGGAGGACTGCAACAAGTTCGCTCCGCTGCACAACCCCGCGAATCTCCAGGGAATCCGGGCTTGCACCGACGCACTGCCGGGCATCCCCCAGGTGGCGGTCTTCGACACGGGCTTCCACCAGACAATGCCGCAGCGGGCATACCTTTACGGCCTGCCGTACGAGTATTACACCGACCTGGGGGTTCGTCGATACGGTTTCCACGGCACTTCGCACCGTTACGTCACCCTCAAGGCCGGCGAATGGCTGCTAGCGGAGAAGCGGATCCCTATCGACGAACAGCGGATCATCACCTGCCATCTCGGCAATGGCTGTTCGATGGCTGCGGTTCTGGGCGGAAAGTCCGTGGACACGAGTATGGGGCTGACCCCTCTGGAAGGCCTGATCATGGGCACCCGTTGTGGCGACCTGGACCCGGCGATCCTGCCCTTCCTACAGGCCGAGATGAACCTGTCTTCCGAAGACATCGACCGCATACTCAACAAGAGCAGCGGTCTGCTTGGCATTTCCGGCGTGAGCAGCGACATGCGCGACGTCAAGGCGGCGGCATTCGGCGAAGAACCCAACCACCGCTGCGTGGCGGCGATCGAAGTATTCGCATACCGCGTCCGCAAGTACTTCGGCGCGTATGCGGCCGCGCTGGGCGGCCTGGATGCAATCGTCTTCACAGCAGGCATTGGCGAGAATGAGCCCCTCATCCGCAGTCTGAGCACCGAAGGCCTGCGGTTTATGGGCGTGGCCGTTGATGTGGACAAGAACGAGAAGGTGGATAAGCGCAACCCGGTGAGCGATATCTCTGAGAACAATGCCACTGCAGCAGTGCTGGTCATCCCGACGAACGAAGAGCTGATGATCGCCATGGACACCGTGGAGATCGTTGGCTGCCACTGA
- the coaD gene encoding pantetheine-phosphate adenylyltransferase — MDQAGATLQHVAVYPGSFDPITLGHVEVAQRASRLFGRVILAVAVDAEKKHMFSVDERVAMARRACGDIENITVDSFEGLVVDYARRCGAQTLVKGLRAVSDFELEMQMATMNRQLAPDLDTLYLMAMPQFTFLSSSLVKHVHKLGGDVSAFVHPFVLEMLDARNGR; from the coding sequence GTGGACCAGGCGGGCGCCACCCTACAGCACGTCGCCGTCTATCCGGGTAGCTTCGACCCCATTACTCTGGGGCACGTCGAAGTGGCCCAGCGCGCCTCCAGACTGTTCGGCAGGGTGATCCTCGCCGTGGCCGTCGATGCCGAGAAGAAGCACATGTTCAGCGTGGATGAGCGTGTGGCCATGGCGCGCCGCGCGTGCGGGGACATCGAGAATATCACCGTAGATAGCTTTGAAGGTCTTGTGGTAGACTATGCGCGCCGGTGCGGGGCGCAGACACTGGTCAAAGGCTTGCGCGCTGTTTCCGATTTCGAGCTTGAGATGCAGATGGCCACGATGAACCGCCAGTTGGCGCCCGATCTGGACACCCTGTATCTCATGGCCATGCCGCAGTTCACGTTCCTGAGTTCCAGTCTCGTCAAGCATGTGCACAAACTCGGCGGCGATGTGTCCGCGTTCGTGCACCCGTTTGTACTGGAAATGCTGGACGCGCGCAACGGTAGATAG
- the rsmD gene encoding 16S rRNA (guanine(966)-N(2))-methyltransferase RsmD has product MRVIAGSAKSIPLKYPSKARIRPTTDAMREALFASIAGRVVEARFADLYAGCGSVGIEALSRGAASCVFVEQDPRCVQVLRANLQAARLTQGATVTRGFVERIWARIAQESPGFGIVFADPPYGLASFAEVARRLVVDREGVASGGLVVLQYGASWEQLGLPEPSRIKKHGETVMLMYEMD; this is encoded by the coding sequence GTGCGCGTCATTGCCGGTTCGGCGAAGTCAATACCGCTGAAGTACCCGTCGAAGGCGAGGATTCGCCCGACCACCGACGCCATGCGTGAGGCGCTCTTTGCGAGCATTGCCGGTCGCGTTGTTGAGGCACGTTTCGCTGACCTGTATGCCGGTTGCGGCAGCGTAGGAATCGAGGCACTGAGTCGGGGTGCCGCGAGCTGCGTTTTCGTCGAGCAGGATCCGCGGTGCGTCCAGGTTCTGCGGGCCAACCTGCAGGCTGCCCGTCTGACTCAGGGCGCGACGGTGACAAGAGGCTTCGTGGAGCGCATCTGGGCGCGCATCGCCCAGGAATCGCCCGGGTTCGGCATCGTCTTCGCCGATCCTCCCTACGGCCTTGCGAGTTTCGCGGAGGTTGCCCGGCGCCTGGTAGTGGACAGGGAGGGTGTGGCGTCGGGCGGGCTGGTCGTGCTACAATACGGGGCGTCGTGGGAGCAGTTGGGCCTTCCCGAACCATCGCGCATCAAGAAGCATGGCGAGACGGTCATGCTCATGTACGAGATGGACTGA
- a CDS encoding inositol monophosphatase — MMSLVCDIVREAGSLAMLSRHRARAQNKQDGTWVTDADRAVERLIRDRLINAFPAVPVHGEEFGGADLGTHQRIWAVDPIDGTGNYVTGLPAYGVSIALLESGRPVLGVVYLPELDVLFQAERGRGALMNGSAIHGSPRQTLGTNSLVGVNSEAVARLAPVLPGKLRNLGSMAAHGCYVASGGLDAAIFHRWHAWDIAAALCVAWETGAEARLAATGEPLLSMERPCLEGDDTLVIGHPHIVRALLDLPLPGARN, encoded by the coding sequence ATGATGAGCCTTGTCTGCGATATCGTGCGGGAGGCCGGGTCACTGGCTATGCTCTCACGGCACCGCGCAAGGGCCCAGAACAAACAGGACGGCACATGGGTCACCGATGCCGACCGGGCGGTTGAACGGCTCATTCGCGACCGGTTGATCAACGCGTTCCCGGCAGTTCCGGTGCATGGGGAGGAGTTTGGCGGGGCCGACCTCGGGACCCATCAGCGCATCTGGGCCGTGGATCCGATCGACGGCACCGGCAACTATGTCACCGGGCTGCCCGCATACGGCGTCTCCATTGCACTGCTGGAGTCCGGCCGGCCGGTGCTCGGTGTGGTCTACCTGCCGGAGCTGGATGTGCTCTTCCAGGCCGAACGGGGCCGTGGGGCGCTCATGAACGGGTCCGCGATCCACGGTTCGCCTCGTCAAACGCTGGGTACGAACTCGCTCGTGGGGGTGAACTCCGAAGCCGTCGCACGCCTGGCCCCGGTGCTTCCCGGCAAGCTAAGAAACCTGGGCAGCATGGCGGCTCACGGATGTTACGTCGCCTCAGGCGGGCTGGATGCCGCAATTTTCCACCGTTGGCACGCCTGGGATATAGCCGCGGCCCTTTGCGTCGCGTGGGAGACTGGTGCTGAAGCGCGGCTTGCGGCCACAGGCGAACCGCTGTTGAGCATGGAGCGTCCGTGCCTTGAGGGCGACGACACGCTCGTCATCGGCCATCCCCACATCGTGCGGGCGCTGCTGGACCTGCCCCTCCCAGGGGCCCGGAACTAG
- a CDS encoding DUF3662 and FHA domain-containing protein, giving the protein MRLRKIEAALERALEGAFARVAAGPLPPVEIYRVVWRELEDGVILSRDARYAPNRVTIRLNPADAQALEGTREQILAEFTSAVEQECDENGWVYGVRICLRFAEDSSVRQGTAAVDCRFDDSPIPAVLEAESGPCAGQRFVLTPGAVLGRSPECHMIIPDSAVSRRHCRFDWTLDGYLVSDLDSSNGTFVNDVQVTRYVLQHRDMLRVGTVRLLFVYEFERVWAH; this is encoded by the coding sequence GTGCGTCTGCGCAAGATCGAGGCGGCCCTTGAACGTGCATTGGAGGGCGCATTCGCCCGGGTTGCGGCGGGACCCCTGCCGCCGGTGGAGATTTACCGGGTCGTGTGGCGCGAGTTGGAAGACGGCGTGATCCTCTCGCGGGATGCGCGGTACGCCCCGAACCGTGTCACGATTCGCCTCAATCCCGCCGACGCCCAGGCGCTCGAGGGTACCCGAGAACAGATCCTGGCTGAATTCACGTCCGCCGTTGAGCAGGAGTGCGATGAAAACGGCTGGGTGTACGGGGTGCGTATCTGCTTGCGGTTCGCCGAGGATAGCTCCGTACGCCAAGGCACCGCGGCGGTAGACTGCCGTTTCGATGACAGCCCGATTCCCGCGGTACTGGAAGCCGAATCGGGCCCGTGCGCCGGCCAGAGGTTCGTGTTGACGCCGGGTGCGGTGTTGGGGCGAAGCCCCGAGTGTCACATGATCATTCCCGACAGCGCTGTATCCAGGCGACATTGCCGATTCGACTGGACCCTTGATGGGTACCTGGTGAGCGACCTGGACAGCAGCAACGGAACTTTTGTCAACGATGTACAGGTTACAAGGTATGTGCTCCAGCACCGCGACATGCTTCGGGTTGGAACGGTCCGTCTGCTTTTCGTATATGAATTCGAGCGGGTGTGGGCGCACTGA
- a CDS encoding FHA domain-containing protein, giving the protein MTPGIILLVGKIVFLAALYGFIYTVFRGLVADTRLLQGATGRGVPGAARARRPGSKPAGGPVVLHPPTQRPTPAVLTPAAAPVVLPPPAPPPSLPVTEPEQTPEPAPEPEPTTPEPEAEATEAAPEPEPAAAEAPKIEPEPEVALEPPVVLIPAPEPSPVSQAALVVLSSPEASLAAGERIALSDGATIGRADTNDIVLKDRFVSSHHARVTVRGDQYFLEDLGSTNGTFCNGVRVRGEVALQDKDRVGIGTTVFAFRL; this is encoded by the coding sequence TTGACTCCTGGAATAATCCTGCTGGTCGGCAAGATCGTCTTCCTCGCCGCCCTCTACGGCTTCATCTACACCGTCTTTCGTGGCCTGGTGGCTGACACCCGGCTTCTCCAGGGCGCGACAGGGCGTGGTGTGCCTGGCGCCGCTCGCGCGCGCCGGCCCGGAAGCAAGCCCGCCGGCGGGCCGGTTGTCCTGCACCCTCCCACCCAACGCCCGACACCCGCGGTCCTGACGCCTGCCGCTGCGCCGGTCGTGTTGCCACCTCCAGCGCCTCCACCGTCTCTGCCCGTCACTGAGCCAGAGCAGACGCCTGAACCTGCGCCTGAGCCTGAGCCAACGACGCCCGAGCCGGAAGCGGAGGCCACTGAGGCTGCGCCTGAGCCAGAACCCGCTGCCGCGGAGGCCCCAAAAATCGAACCCGAGCCCGAAGTGGCGCTGGAGCCGCCTGTGGTGCTCATACCCGCTCCCGAACCGTCGCCCGTGTCCCAGGCGGCGCTGGTGGTGCTGAGTTCTCCGGAGGCCAGCCTTGCCGCCGGCGAGCGCATTGCCCTGTCTGACGGCGCCACTATAGGGCGCGCAGACACGAACGACATCGTGCTCAAGGACCGCTTTGTCTCCTCTCATCACGCCCGGGTGACCGTGCGCGGGGACCAGTATTTCCTTGAGGACTTAGGCAGCACGAACGGCACTTTCTGTAACGGAGTGCGAGTCCGTGGGGAGGTTGCCCTGCAGGACAAGGACCGGGTGGGCATCGGAACCACCGTCTTCGCATTCCGCCTATGA
- a CDS encoding FtsW/RodA/SpoVE family cell cycle protein encodes MDTLRRNELVMLCAAGVLTTLGMALVCAALGDSPVRATRGFSLVAALIVVCFLMDLTGQKRDRLLMPVVAMAAGIGLILLWRLDPFRASKQIIWMMMGSAVMLATYLMITDVRSLGRLKYLTGVCALLLLLATMIWGEERYGARLWLDVGVLPPFQPTEIAKLLLAISLAGILADRGPVIREVSRGRVIPRLAELRYLGPTALLVVFCLAIFVTQRDLGAAVLFLGLTIAVLYMGTRRKTYVVFGLLAFALGAVVAPQLLGYVDKRMVAWLNPWSDPSGAGLQPLQAMFALAEGGLLGTGLGLGMPYKMPAVETDLILAAIGEELGLAGTAATVMLLALATFAGFRIAWRSTDRFGMLLAAGLTSVFALQALVITGGVLRLLPLTGITLPFVSYGGTSVIANFIAVGLLLAVSRDCGPRPGVVHLTRKAPADR; translated from the coding sequence ATGGATACCCTGCGGCGTAACGAACTCGTAATGCTATGCGCTGCTGGAGTGCTCACCACTCTGGGCATGGCCCTTGTGTGCGCCGCACTCGGCGACAGCCCGGTGCGAGCCACCCGCGGATTCTCGCTGGTGGCGGCGTTGATTGTGGTCTGCTTCCTGATGGACCTCACGGGCCAAAAACGCGACCGCCTGCTGATGCCGGTTGTCGCGATGGCCGCGGGCATTGGCCTGATCCTGTTGTGGCGTCTGGACCCGTTCCGCGCCTCGAAGCAGATCATCTGGATGATGATGGGCAGCGCCGTCATGCTGGCCACGTACCTGATGATCACCGATGTGCGCTCGCTAGGCAGGCTGAAGTACTTGACCGGCGTATGCGCCCTCTTGCTCCTGCTCGCAACCATGATCTGGGGCGAGGAGCGTTATGGCGCGCGCCTATGGCTGGACGTGGGTGTGCTTCCGCCTTTCCAGCCCACGGAGATCGCCAAATTGCTGCTTGCGATCTCACTGGCGGGCATTCTGGCCGACCGCGGCCCGGTGATCCGCGAAGTCTCACGGGGGCGAGTCATTCCCCGGCTGGCTGAACTGCGTTATCTCGGCCCAACGGCGCTGCTGGTGGTCTTCTGTCTGGCCATTTTCGTCACTCAACGCGACCTGGGGGCCGCCGTTCTATTCCTGGGGCTGACCATTGCCGTGCTTTATATGGGGACGCGACGCAAGACCTACGTGGTTTTCGGCCTTCTCGCCTTCGCGCTCGGGGCCGTGGTGGCGCCGCAGCTGCTGGGATATGTGGACAAGCGAATGGTGGCGTGGCTCAACCCGTGGAGCGACCCGTCCGGCGCGGGTCTCCAGCCCCTTCAGGCCATGTTTGCACTGGCCGAAGGCGGGCTTCTCGGCACTGGCCTGGGGCTGGGCATGCCCTACAAGATGCCGGCGGTGGAGACAGATCTGATCCTGGCCGCAATAGGCGAGGAGCTGGGGCTTGCAGGCACTGCTGCGACCGTCATGCTTCTGGCGCTAGCCACCTTTGCGGGTTTCCGCATTGCCTGGCGCTCCACTGACCGTTTCGGCATGCTCCTTGCGGCCGGGCTGACCAGCGTCTTCGCCCTGCAGGCCCTGGTCATCACCGGCGGTGTCCTGCGACTTCTGCCGCTGACGGGTATCACGCTCCCATTCGTAAGCTATGGCGGGACGTCGGTAATCGCGAATTTCATTGCGGTGGGACTGTTGCTGGCTGTCTCCAGAGATTGCGGGCCCAGGCCCGGTGTCGTTCATCTGACCAGGAAAGCGCCTGCCGACCGCTGA
- the pknB gene encoding Stk1 family PASTA domain-containing Ser/Thr kinase encodes MSQARPGMVIANRYRLDVLIGEGGMSTVWRGTDLSLARDVAIKVLREEIAGQADAVSRFRREAHAAAKLNHPNIVQIFDTGMDGDIHFIVMEYLPEPDLKKVIKGWAPLPEERGVAVAIECCRALAYAHRNGIVHRDVKPHNILFTDEGRVKLSDFGIAAALGAPGSDSEGFVLGSAHYISPEQVQGSPAGPHSDLYSLGCVLYEALTARTPFSGVSDAEIASRRLRERPTPIRTLNPAISPAVEFIINKAMARDVAQRYRSADEMLADLVKLSGGGEFERTGVLVSPDAATTRLEPDLSISPPGVRSGNIRERFAAGSGEDEAPTVRPPRSAPVVRPQQAKPTPIGPMVAIGVVAALVLLLVVWLLKLAFYSGDAGPKVQVPMVKGKERAEARAILEANHLVEGVVTTEEDPMQPEGVVIHQSPAEGSTVEAGTPVDLVVNRGTEMVVTVSVEGRTLEEANEVLERAGLSLGEVSHIYHATVPTGIVVKQSIKPGTKVERRTEIDLTVSKGPEPQTTTEPPPGGQTGAVEVVEPEVQLTQDTKYIPNTPGERRWQVTVTVQGRELGQDIQVVKQDDSGARVVVLSEKLNPSETYKVPVVTEGAAIIEVIHNGRVVFRQEEPAPAGSSKTQDEPSGEEIMPDE; translated from the coding sequence ATGAGCCAGGCCAGACCGGGTATGGTAATCGCGAACCGATACCGGCTCGACGTCCTGATCGGCGAAGGTGGCATGTCCACCGTCTGGAGAGGTACCGACCTGTCTTTGGCGCGAGACGTCGCCATCAAGGTGCTGCGGGAGGAGATCGCGGGCCAGGCCGACGCCGTGAGCCGATTTCGCCGCGAAGCCCATGCCGCTGCGAAGCTGAACCACCCCAATATCGTTCAGATCTTCGACACCGGCATGGATGGTGACATCCATTTCATCGTCATGGAGTACCTGCCCGAGCCCGACCTGAAGAAGGTCATCAAGGGCTGGGCGCCGCTCCCCGAAGAGCGCGGTGTGGCGGTTGCCATCGAGTGCTGTCGAGCGCTGGCTTATGCCCATCGAAACGGCATTGTCCACCGCGACGTCAAACCGCACAACATTCTGTTTACCGACGAAGGCCGCGTGAAGCTATCGGACTTCGGCATCGCCGCCGCCCTGGGCGCGCCGGGATCCGATTCCGAGGGCTTTGTGCTGGGGTCGGCACACTATATCTCTCCGGAGCAGGTCCAGGGCAGCCCTGCAGGACCGCATTCCGACCTGTACTCCCTGGGTTGCGTGTTGTATGAGGCTCTGACGGCACGCACACCCTTCAGTGGCGTCTCGGATGCAGAGATTGCCTCCCGCCGCCTGCGTGAGCGTCCCACGCCCATTCGCACACTCAACCCGGCTATCTCGCCGGCCGTTGAGTTCATCATCAACAAGGCCATGGCCCGGGACGTTGCTCAGCGGTACCGCAGCGCCGACGAGATGCTGGCGGATCTCGTCAAGCTCTCCGGAGGTGGCGAATTCGAGCGCACCGGCGTCCTCGTTTCCCCCGATGCGGCCACGACGCGCCTTGAGCCGGATCTGTCTATCTCTCCCCCGGGGGTGCGCTCGGGCAACATACGGGAGCGTTTTGCGGCAGGATCCGGCGAGGATGAAGCCCCAACGGTTCGTCCCCCGCGCAGCGCGCCGGTGGTGCGGCCTCAGCAGGCGAAGCCGACGCCAATCGGGCCCATGGTCGCAATCGGGGTCGTTGCCGCGCTTGTACTGCTTCTCGTGGTCTGGTTGCTGAAGCTCGCATTTTACTCCGGCGATGCGGGGCCAAAGGTGCAGGTGCCCATGGTCAAGGGCAAAGAGCGGGCCGAGGCGCGAGCGATCCTGGAAGCCAATCACCTCGTCGAGGGGGTCGTGACCACCGAGGAAGACCCGATGCAGCCCGAGGGCGTTGTTATACACCAGAGCCCGGCGGAAGGCTCCACGGTGGAGGCGGGGACCCCAGTCGACCTGGTGGTCAACCGGGGCACGGAGATGGTGGTCACGGTTTCAGTTGAGGGGCGGACCCTGGAGGAGGCCAACGAAGTGCTGGAACGCGCCGGCCTCAGCCTGGGCGAGGTCTCACACATCTACCATGCAACGGTCCCGACGGGCATCGTTGTCAAGCAAAGCATCAAGCCCGGCACCAAGGTTGAGCGACGCACGGAGATTGACTTGACCGTAAGCAAGGGGCCCGAGCCCCAGACCACTACCGAACCTCCGCCAGGCGGCCAAACTGGCGCCGTAGAGGTGGTCGAGCCTGAAGTCCAACTGACCCAGGACACCAAGTACATCCCCAACACTCCCGGGGAGCGCAGGTGGCAAGTCACCGTCACTGTGCAGGGCCGTGAGTTGGGGCAAGATATTCAGGTGGTCAAACAGGATGACAGCGGGGCGCGCGTGGTCGTGTTGTCTGAGAAGCTGAACCCCAGCGAGACTTACAAGGTCCCGGTGGTGACTGAGGGTGCGGCGATCATCGAGGTCATCCACAACGGGCGCGTTGTGTTCCGCCAGGAAGAACCAGCACCCGCCGGGTCTTCGAAGACCCAAGACGAGCCGTCAGGCGAGGAGATCATGCCTGACGAGTAG